One genomic segment of Candidatus Caldatribacterium sp. includes these proteins:
- a CDS encoding sugar ABC transporter permease, which translates to MRRDAVKFGFLLPGLLYLVAMAVFPLIWSLTLSFHRWKAATAAPRVFVGLENFVNIFLRDPRFWNSLRFTLLYVAFVVSIE; encoded by the coding sequence GTGAGGAGGGATGCTGTCAAATTCGGTTTTCTCCTTCCTGGGCTTTTGTACCTTGTGGCCATGGCGGTTTTTCCTCTTATCTGGTCGCTAACTTTGAGCTTTCATCGCTGGAAAGCTGCTACTGCTGCTCCTCGCGTATTCGTGGGACTTGAGAATTTTGTGAATATCTTTCTTCGGGATCCTCGCTTCTGGAATAGCCTCCGTTTCACGCTCCTCTACGTGGCTTTCGTGGTGAGCATTGAGC